CTACTACCTGGAACGCCGTTATCCGGCATTCGGTAACCTGGTTCCGCGTGACGTTGCCAGCCGTGCAGCTAAAGAACGTTGCGACGCAGGTTTCGGTGTGAACAACACAGGTCTGGCCGTATTCCTCGATTTCTCTGAAGCTATCAACCGCCTGGGCATCGATGTAGTGCTTCAGCGTTATGGTAACCTCTTCGACATGTATGAAGAAATCACTGACGTTAATCCGGGCGAACTGGCAAAAGAAATCAGTGGTGTGAAATATTATAATCCGATGATGATTTATCCGGCTATCCACTACACAATGGGTGGTATCTGGGTAGACTACGAACTGCAGACTACCATCAAGGGTCTGTTCGCTATCGGTGAATGTAACTTCTCCGACCACGGTGCAAACCGCCTCGGTGCTTCCGCATTGATGCAAGGTCTGGCCGACGGTTACTTCGTATTGCCTTACACTATCCAGAACTATCTGGCAGATCAGATTACTGTTCCTCGTTTCTCTACCGACCTTCCGGAATTTGCCGAAGCAGAAAAGGCAGTTCAGGCTAAGATCGACAAGTTCATGAGCATCCAGGGTAAAGAATCAGTTGATTCTATCCACAAGAAACTGGGTCACATCATGTGGGAATACGTAGGTATGGGACGTACGGCAGAAGGCCTGAAGAAAGGTATCGCCGAACTGAAAGCAGTCCGCAAGGAATTCGAAACCAATCTGTTTATCCCCGGTTCTAAGGAAGGTATGAACGTTGAGCTCGACAAGGCTATCCGTCTGTATGACTTCATCACTATGGGCGAGCTCGTTGCTTACGACGCATTGAACCGTAACGAAAGTTGTGGTGGTCACTTCCGTGAAGAATACCAGACTGAAGAAGGAGAAGCAAAACGTGATGACGAAAACTTCTTCTACGTAGCTTGCTGGGAATATCAGGGTGACGATGAAAAGGCTCCTGTATTGATCAAAGAACCGCTGGTATACGAAGCTATCAAGGTTCAGACCCGTAACTACAAGAGCTAATCGGTGAAGTTAAACATTTAAAAGAATTAGACGAAAATGGATAAAAATATATCATTTACACTGAAGGTATGGCGTCAAGCAGGCCCGAAGGCTAAAGGCGCTTTTGAAACCTACCAAATGAAAGATATCCCCGGTGATACTTCCTTCCTCGAAATGCTGGATATTCTGAACGAACAGCTGATCAGCGAAAGAAAAGAACCGGTTGTATTCGACCACGACTGCCGCGAAGGTATCTGCGGTATGTGTTCTCTTTACATCAACGGACATCCGCACGGTCCTGCAACAGGTGCTACTACTTGCCAGATTTACATGCGTCGTTTCAACGATGGTGACACCATCACTGTTGAGCCTTGGCGTTCGGCCGGTTTCCCTGTCATCAAGGACTTGATGGTAGACCGTACTGCTTATGACAAGATCATGCAGGCCGGTGGTTACGTAAGCGTTCGTACAGGTGCTCCGCAGGATGCCAACGCTATCCTGATCCCGAAGCCCATCGCTGACGAAGCTATGGATGCCGCTTCTTGTATCGGTTGCGGTGCTTGTGTAGCTGCTTGTAAGAATGGTTCTGCCATGTTGTTCGTTTCGGCAAAGGTCAGCCAGTTGAACTTGCTTCCGCAAGGTAAACCGGAAGCTCTACGCCGTGCGAAAGCTATGTTGTCCAAGATGGACGAACTCGGATTCGGTAACTGTACCAACACCCGCGCTTGCGAGGCTGAATGTCCGAAGAACATCTCTATCAGCAACATCGCCCGCCTGAACCGCGACTTCATCATCGCTAAACTGAAAGACTAAGCGTGAGCTTGATTTGATTAATAGCATAAATCCCCCGTCGGCGTTAGCTGGCGGGGGATTTCTTTTTACTGACCAATTATTTATAGATAGCTTGTTCATTATCCGTTTTTTATTCTTTTCTTTGTGACATAAGGCCAGACAATCAAATAAATTAAATACGATGAATAAATTATTGCTGATATGGATAGTAGTCTTACTAACCTCATGCATCACAAATCAGGAGAATGCCAGGGATACATTATTTGTAAATCTTACGGATGCAACTGATTCCCAAAGCCTAAAGTTATCTGACTTCGGAAATACTGTACGTTATGTACC
This sequence is a window from Bacteroides thetaiotaomicron VPI-5482. Protein-coding genes within it:
- a CDS encoding succinate dehydrogenase/fumarate reductase iron-sulfur subunit, which encodes MDKNISFTLKVWRQAGPKAKGAFETYQMKDIPGDTSFLEMLDILNEQLISERKEPVVFDHDCREGICGMCSLYINGHPHGPATGATTCQIYMRRFNDGDTITVEPWRSAGFPVIKDLMVDRTAYDKIMQAGGYVSVRTGAPQDANAILIPKPIADEAMDAASCIGCGACVAACKNGSAMLFVSAKVSQLNLLPQGKPEALRRAKAMLSKMDELGFGNCTNTRACEAECPKNISISNIARLNRDFIIAKLKD
- a CDS encoding fumarate reductase/succinate dehydrogenase flavoprotein subunit produces the protein MIKIDSKIPEGPVAEKWTNYKAHQKLVNPANKRRLDIIVVGTGLAGASAAASLGEMGFRVFNFCIQDSPRRAHSIAAQGGINAAKNYQNDGDSVYRLFYDTVKGGDYRAREANVYRLAEVSNAIIDQCVAQGVPFAREYGGTLDNRSFGGAQVSRTFYAKGQTGQQLLLGAYSALSRQVNVGTVKLFTRYEMQDVVIIDGRARGIIAKNLITGELERFAAHAVVIATGGYGNAYFLSTNAMGCNCTAAISCYRKGAVFANPAYVQIHPTCIPVHGDKQSKLTLMSESLRNDGRIWVPKKKEDAIKLQKGEIKGSDIPEEDRDYYLERRYPAFGNLVPRDVASRAAKERCDAGFGVNNTGLAVFLDFSEAINRLGIDVVLQRYGNLFDMYEEITDVNPGELAKEISGVKYYNPMMIYPAIHYTMGGIWVDYELQTTIKGLFAIGECNFSDHGANRLGASALMQGLADGYFVLPYTIQNYLADQITVPRFSTDLPEFAEAEKAVQAKIDKFMSIQGKESVDSIHKKLGHIMWEYVGMGRTAEGLKKGIAELKAVRKEFETNLFIPGSKEGMNVELDKAIRLYDFITMGELVAYDALNRNESCGGHFREEYQTEEGEAKRDDENFFYVACWEYQGDDEKAPVLIKEPLVYEAIKVQTRNYKS